Proteins found in one Gigantopelta aegis isolate Gae_Host chromosome 12, Gae_host_genome, whole genome shotgun sequence genomic segment:
- the LOC121386939 gene encoding uncharacterized protein LOC121386939 yields the protein MGANTGMSNGSVPQDWSGATQPRQAMGGTNTVLSLNRLNDPTNFQAYPAPLRQQGVDYGYMYETPPKGAGQSLNDSSSYLYHGYGHSSDYQMYGENNNKRRVETEGANRNYKRTKPDSYYYDNIQSGFA from the exons ATGGGTGCTAACACGGGCATGTCCAATGGCAGTGTTCCACAAGACTGGAGCGGAGCTACTCAGCCACGACAAGCCATGGGGGGAACCAACACAGTCTTATCACTCAACAGATT aaaTGATCCAACAAATTTCCAAGCATATCCAGCTCCATTACGTCAACAAGGTGTCGACTACGGCTATATGTACGAAACCCCGCCTAAAGGGGCAGGCCAGAGTTTAAATGACAGCTCGTCATATCTGTACCATGGTTACGGCCACAGCAGTGACTATCAGATGTATGgtgaaaataataacaaaaggCGGGTTGAAACGGAAGGTGCAAATAGAAATTACAAGCGCACCAAACCGGACAGCTATTACTATGACAACATCCAGAGTGGATTTGCATAA
- the LOC121386113 gene encoding uncharacterized protein LOC121386113, giving the protein MNERPDHLPHVTEFTDYVTTTWVDDDSLFKVAMWNQHGNIGPRTNNHLEGWHSKLNRSLTKAHPNIYEFINKLKDVEEKTRRTLIQLDHGAAPVPRKRVYRDIDTRLMRLKNQLQQGRKTPLEFLDAASHFLKLQL; this is encoded by the coding sequence ATGAATGAGCGACCTGATCACCTGCCCCATGTAACTGAATTTACAGACTATGTGACAACAACGTGGGTTGATGATGACTCCTTGTTCAAGGTAGCTATGTGGAACCAGCATGGCAACATTGGTCCTAGAACCAATAACCACCTTGAAGGGTGGCATTCCAAGCTGAACCGTTCTCTTACAAAAGCTCACCCTAACATTTATGAGTTCATAAATAAACTGAAGGACGTTGAAGAGAAAACCAGAAGGACACTGATCCAACTTGACCATGGGGCAGCTCCAGTACCACGAAAGCGGGTATATCGTGATATTGATACACGCCTTATGAGGCTGAAGAATCAACTTCAACAAGGCCGCAAAACTCCTTTAGAGTTTTTAGACGCTGCCAGCCACTTTCTAAAATTGCAGTTGTAA